Proteins from one Paraburkholderia acidisoli genomic window:
- a CDS encoding DHA2 family efflux MFS transporter permease subunit, which translates to MLATVAVALATFMNVLDTSIANVAIPTISGDLGVSVDEGTWVITVFAAANAVSIPLTGWLTQRFGQIRLFVASILSFVLASWLCGIAPTLPILLVARVLQGAVAGPLIPLSQAILLGSWPKDKSATALAFWAMTTTVGPIAGPALGGWITDSYNWSWIFYINIPVGLFAGFITWSIYRTRESATRKPPIDIVGLGLLIAWVASLQIMLDKGKDLDWFNSPVIVGLGLVALVSFAFFLVWELTEEHPIVDLRLFGQRNFLGGTIAISVAYAVFFGNLVLLPQWMQEYLNYRSVDAGFVTAPLGIFAMLLSPVVGRILPRSDARIIATVAFVLFAVVFYMRSKYVVEIDTFHLVLPTLLQGVPMALFFVPLTAIILAGQPPQRVPAAAGLSNFVRVFCGAVGTSIATNAWNNRTILHHARLTEQASVDNPTFNAAISQTQTVLHLSEPSSRALFDFQLTTQAAMMGLNDIFYISAIIFLAIIPLIWITKSTRGKGGGGAAGAH; encoded by the coding sequence ATCCTCGCCACCGTTGCCGTCGCGCTCGCGACCTTCATGAACGTGCTCGATACGTCGATCGCCAATGTGGCCATTCCGACCATCTCGGGCGACCTGGGCGTGTCCGTCGACGAAGGCACGTGGGTCATCACCGTGTTCGCGGCCGCGAATGCCGTGTCGATCCCGCTCACGGGCTGGCTCACGCAGCGCTTCGGTCAGATACGCCTGTTCGTGGCCTCGATTCTCTCGTTCGTGCTGGCCTCGTGGCTGTGCGGTATCGCTCCCACGCTGCCCATCCTGCTGGTCGCGCGCGTGCTGCAAGGCGCCGTGGCCGGACCGCTGATTCCGCTCTCGCAGGCCATCCTGCTCGGCTCCTGGCCAAAGGACAAATCCGCCACGGCGCTCGCCTTCTGGGCCATGACCACAACGGTTGGCCCGATCGCGGGCCCGGCGCTCGGCGGCTGGATCACCGACAGCTACAACTGGTCGTGGATCTTCTACATCAACATTCCCGTGGGTCTGTTCGCGGGCTTCATCACGTGGTCGATCTATCGCACGCGCGAGTCCGCCACGCGCAAGCCGCCGATCGACATCGTGGGGCTCGGCCTGCTGATCGCGTGGGTCGCCTCGCTGCAGATCATGCTCGACAAGGGCAAGGACCTCGACTGGTTCAACTCGCCCGTGATCGTCGGGCTTGGCCTCGTCGCGCTGGTGAGCTTCGCGTTCTTCCTCGTATGGGAACTCACCGAGGAGCACCCGATCGTCGACTTGCGATTGTTCGGACAGCGAAACTTTCTCGGCGGCACGATCGCGATTTCCGTGGCCTATGCGGTGTTCTTCGGCAATCTCGTGCTGTTGCCGCAATGGATGCAGGAGTATCTGAACTACCGTTCCGTGGACGCGGGCTTCGTGACCGCGCCGCTCGGCATCTTCGCCATGCTGCTCTCGCCCGTGGTCGGGCGCATCCTGCCGCGCTCCGACGCGCGCATTATCGCGACCGTGGCGTTCGTGCTGTTCGCGGTGGTGTTCTACATGCGCTCGAAGTACGTGGTGGAGATCGACACGTTCCATCTGGTGCTGCCCACCTTGCTGCAAGGCGTGCCGATGGCGCTGTTCTTCGTGCCGCTCACCGCGATCATTCTCGCGGGCCAGCCGCCGCAGCGCGTGCCGGCGGCCGCGGGGCTCTCGAACTTCGTGCGCGTGTTCTGCGGCGCCGTGGGCACCTCGATCGCAACCAACGCCTGGAACAATCGCACGATCCTGCACCATGCGCGGCTCACGGAGCAGGCTTCCGTCGACAACCCCACGTTCAACGCGGCCATTTCGCAAACGCAAACCGTGTTGCATTTGAGCGAGCCCTCTTCGCGCGCGCTGTTCGACTTCCAGCTCACGACGCAAGCCGCGATGATGGGCCTGAACGACATCTTCTATATTTCGGCGATCATCTTTCTGGCGATCATTCCGCTCATCTGGATCACCAAATCGACGCGCGGCAAGGGCGGCGGCGGCGCGGCAGGCGCGCATTGA